One genomic segment of Synechocystis sp. LKSZ1 includes these proteins:
- a CDS encoding nucleoside triphosphate pyrophosphatase, whose product MSVPLFVLASASPARKRLLESVGIQPLVKPSFFDETLVVAEDTISLVEGLALAKAKTVAPDFPQALVLGCDSLLVVEGQAYGKPTDAATAVARWQTMRGKIGELYTGHALIDVEQDKTICRTGLTHVHFAPVEDAIIQAYVASGEPLQCAGAFALEGKGGALIERIEGCHSNVIGLSLPLLRQMLENLGYSIADFWPC is encoded by the coding sequence ATGTCTGTACCGTTATTTGTCCTCGCTTCTGCTTCGCCTGCCCGCAAACGTTTACTTGAATCTGTGGGCATTCAGCCCCTGGTCAAGCCCAGTTTTTTTGATGAAACTCTTGTGGTTGCAGAGGATACCATCTCCTTGGTGGAAGGATTAGCCCTCGCCAAGGCCAAAACTGTAGCCCCAGATTTTCCCCAGGCCCTGGTGTTGGGTTGTGATTCTCTCCTGGTGGTTGAGGGCCAGGCCTACGGAAAACCGACGGATGCCGCCACGGCCGTTGCTCGCTGGCAAACCATGCGGGGCAAAATTGGGGAGTTATACACTGGCCATGCCTTGATCGATGTAGAGCAGGACAAAACCATTTGCCGCACGGGTCTTACCCATGTCCACTTTGCACCGGTCGAAGACGCAATAATTCAGGCCTACGTGGCCAGTGGGGAACCTCTCCAGTGCGCTGGGGCCTTTGCGCTAGAAGGGAAAGGAGGTGCTTTAATTGAGCGGATTGAAGGATGCCATAGTAACGTCATTGGCCTGAGCTTACCCCTGCTCCGACAAATGCTAGAAAATTTAGGCTATAGCATTGCCGATTTTTGGCCCTGTTAA
- a CDS encoding NAD(P)H-dependent oxidoreductase, with the protein MTKLLVISASNGENLKLAERFAVAGMAQGLTTEVLDLTTVPLPLFTPRQKQKEGFPSILPPLIHQLGSAPWWIICSPEYNGSIPPVLTNVIAWLSVYGEDFRRLFNGRPIAIASHSGGGGYEVLMALRVQLAHLGSHVVGRQLVSNASKPAREESIYEIVQALIQLPRV; encoded by the coding sequence ATGACAAAGCTCCTCGTCATCAGCGCCAGTAATGGTGAAAACCTAAAGCTCGCGGAACGTTTTGCCGTTGCCGGTATGGCTCAGGGCCTAACAACTGAAGTATTGGATCTCACGACAGTGCCCTTGCCCCTCTTTACCCCGCGCCAAAAACAAAAGGAAGGCTTTCCCTCAATTTTGCCGCCCCTAATTCACCAACTCGGTTCAGCGCCTTGGTGGATTATTTGTTCGCCGGAATATAACGGTTCTATTCCTCCGGTACTCACTAATGTTATTGCTTGGTTATCTGTCTATGGAGAGGATTTTCGTCGCCTTTTCAACGGTCGTCCCATTGCTATTGCCAGCCATTCGGGCGGTGGGGGCTATGAAGTCTTGATGGCCCTGCGAGTGCAGTTGGCCCATCTCGGTTCCCATGTGGTGGGCAGACAACTAGTCAGTAATGCCTCAAAACCCGCTCGGGAGGAAAGTATTTACGAGATTGTCCAGGCCCTTATTCAATTGCCTAGAGTCTAG
- a CDS encoding L,D-transpeptidase — protein sequence MSFRSPQLCRPTEKILIVSVLSLTMFGLCLLPSPAEPPSLSLAEQIATLKHSEQRWLEVDLAHQRLIAWQGKTPIYAVIVSTGKSQTPTPTGLFTIQRKLREDRMRGADYDRPNVPYVMYFHHGYAIHGADWHHRFGTPVSHGCINVAVDHAQWLFEWTDLGVSVLIHP from the coding sequence ATGTCATTCCGCTCCCCTCAGTTATGCCGACCCACCGAGAAGATTCTAATCGTATCCGTTTTATCTTTAACAATGTTCGGCCTTTGCCTCCTTCCCAGCCCGGCCGAGCCTCCTTCCCTAAGCCTAGCCGAACAGATCGCCACTCTGAAGCATTCCGAGCAGCGTTGGCTAGAAGTTGACTTAGCTCACCAACGTCTCATTGCTTGGCAAGGGAAAACCCCCATCTATGCCGTCATTGTCTCCACAGGTAAATCCCAAACCCCCACGCCAACAGGGCTGTTCACTATTCAGCGAAAACTGCGAGAAGACCGGATGCGTGGGGCTGATTATGATCGGCCCAATGTTCCCTATGTCATGTATTTCCATCACGGCTACGCCATCCATGGGGCCGACTGGCATCATCGTTTTGGTACTCCCGTTAGTCATGGTTGCATTAATGTTGCAGTTGACCATGCCCAATGGCTCTTTGAGTGGACAGACCTAGGTGTTTCTGTCCTGATCCATCCCTAG